From a single Aggregatilinea lenta genomic region:
- a CDS encoding GAF domain-containing protein, whose product MSTRSPAVSKKSRLTLQAKTLALIILSLGSLLLLLSASSRLILTRRFSTLEQHIVEEELQHVYALLDNDRTQLEMVAGTWSVWGDTYRFGGAEEAPVYIEQNINADVFTRLDLNLVLLMDTSGHVLFSRGFDLAAQAERSVSPEAINRLVTLAGITNDDPTHPRASGIMLLPNGPTLIAAQAVSLSNFDGPPRATLIVGRDLDASRLARFAGMDDLDITLLPVTDPDLPDRVRDASTGSIVVIPSDSDRVDGYIVLSNIFGQRQTVLSASMPRTIYAQGRDTLNDFLFAAVLVSLLASLMMIYFVERLFLGRLSLLSQSVRQIGQRGDPSARVPVEGNDELSELAKTLNQTFSALQQSKETLIESQQRLHKIITSISDTIVTLDLTPDGEITDLWLPSPQIAEMTGYPLDTLAQGMSFWREITTEEDRKILHDYYQRLASGQDAEAEYRLITASGATIWLRDSGHVEPLPEGDGWRVFSVLSNITARKEAENALRSSEAQLRSLMSAIPDLMFRLSRDGRYLDAHASDSDLLIAPAGSLIGRPLTALLPPEVAEQIKTHTQRALDTGDIQVFNYRLVLSGSMHDFEARLVVSGPDDVVMIVRDITERVRAETERELLLRDVQARATELATVTEVSLRATRILDLDQLLPTVSNLTRDNFALYHAYIFLLDDDRKQLYLAAASGEVGQQLVAQHYSLPLDHPRSVAVRAARTRASALVHDTQGSDNHLPSPSLPDVRSELAVPIIVGDDLIGVLGVQSDEAGHFTGEDSSVMITLAAQIGNAIANARLFAENSRRVAIIENSTDAIALAALDQDELYRPNYINRAGLELLDYPSVEEFCSHAIAHFYSHESMQQLRAQALPAAMEHGLWRGESIMRRRDGSLIAVEQSLFVIRDPEGNPRDLATIVTDITRRKESDEALRRANRAYRILSNCNQAVARATDEVNLLWQVSQWLAEEGGYAFTWASLLDPATGSMINVSSVGSTTLSEAVLACCATGDQEDCLCHSAIASGLPQIEQPLIAQGEDTWQQIALEEGMASAIVLPLTAEQYRSLGILLLCSDRPDAFDEEEIALLTQLASDLSFGMTALRTQTEREKALAARREQYILTEALRDTADAINSTLDPDVVMDRLLDNLKRVVPHDAAHITLVEDATARIVRAREYTQELREWLPQMSLALTHTDIVRQVIERQAPVIIANTHENPDWADFDRWVASYACAPIRREGQIIGLIGIYSVVPNFFRERHAERLQAFADQASIAIHNASLYEAAQRHAAELQAQAQRLALINRVSTRLTQTLDIRELYEIVLTEMQQALHSGFGGLIIFENDEIGRLVFGTHPDDSPESSVIIPLVGNESIETVRRTHKPLVSEDVLNDPLFEQVREVLRLRGVRSLIIAPLMVGRDVIGTLGLDFTQYRLFTDAEIELVNTITSQASIAIAKARLYDSERDQRILAEALRDTAGVVNSSLNFDHVLEGILANVERIAPHDSANIMLIEHDDIVRVARAHTVPTNRDAEAASERNRFYLPDTHNLRTMAETLRPIAIGDTQMYEGWVIAETTKWIRSQAGAPIQQDGRVIGFLTLDSRVPNFYTQEHAERLQAFADQVATAIRNAQLFAAEREQRALAEALRDTAAALNSTLNFDELLERILTNVGRVVPHDSANIMLIENGVARAVRSRGYAERGLDEWLKSLRFNIDEVPNLRAMVETRQPHTVPDTHVFPGWAPVEETSWIRSHSSVPIQLEGEVIGFLNLDSMTPYFFTQLHAERLQAFADQVALAFRNVQLYDAVQSHAAEMEQRVAERTAELEDQRMQLQTILEAMGEGVIYTTGSQMLYLNPAAVALFGYTMEEMFENPQDIYHNLTGIPRGDALAAEALNAFQHGNSWRGEVKLMRKSGESFDAALTVSQVSSPDEQGRSVVTLLRDISQEKALQEQKDRFIANASHELRTPLANIKTRLYLVRKQPVKLETHLSILERVTDSMAELIENMLDVSRFERGVIALYRRPVMLQPIIEDVVAIQQPEAERKGIVLDMDLAAEPLRIIADPQRFAQVITNLITNAINYTPDGGRITVVVYAESPGTDSDTGSVVIQVRDTGVGIAPELLSQVFEPFFRANEGSTTGTGLGLTIVREIINLHEGKLSVDSRPGQGSTFTIRLALAESSPAIESTGRTE is encoded by the coding sequence GTGTCTACGCGGTCACCCGCCGTCTCCAAAAAGTCCCGGCTGACTCTGCAAGCCAAGACTCTGGCCCTGATCATCCTGTCGCTCGGCAGCTTGCTGCTGCTGCTGTCGGCTTCGTCCCGGCTCATCCTCACGCGCCGCTTCTCCACGCTTGAACAGCACATCGTCGAGGAGGAGCTTCAGCACGTCTACGCCCTGCTCGACAACGACCGCACGCAGTTGGAAATGGTCGCCGGGACGTGGTCCGTCTGGGGCGACACCTACCGCTTTGGCGGCGCTGAAGAAGCGCCGGTCTACATCGAGCAGAATATCAACGCCGATGTCTTCACCCGGCTGGATCTCAACCTTGTGCTGTTGATGGACACGTCGGGGCACGTCTTGTTCAGCCGGGGTTTCGATCTGGCGGCCCAGGCAGAACGCTCGGTTTCGCCCGAAGCGATCAACCGGCTGGTGACGCTGGCCGGCATCACCAACGACGATCCCACCCACCCGCGCGCCAGTGGAATTATGCTTCTGCCCAACGGCCCGACGCTGATCGCGGCCCAGGCCGTGTCGCTCAGCAACTTCGACGGGCCGCCGCGTGCCACGCTGATCGTTGGGCGCGACCTGGACGCCTCACGACTGGCGCGGTTCGCGGGAATGGACGATCTGGATATCACGCTCCTACCGGTGACCGATCCCGATCTGCCGGACCGCGTGCGCGACGCCAGCACCGGCTCGATCGTCGTCATTCCGTCCGATTCCGACCGCGTTGATGGGTACATCGTGCTGTCGAACATCTTCGGACAGCGCCAGACAGTGCTCAGCGCCTCCATGCCGCGCACCATTTATGCCCAGGGCCGCGACACGCTGAACGACTTCCTCTTCGCGGCGGTCCTGGTCAGCCTGCTCGCTTCGCTGATGATGATCTACTTTGTCGAGCGGCTGTTCCTGGGGCGGCTGTCACTGCTCAGCCAGAGCGTGCGCCAGATCGGCCAGCGCGGCGATCCCAGCGCGCGCGTGCCAGTCGAAGGCAACGACGAGCTTTCGGAGCTGGCCAAGACGCTGAACCAGACTTTCTCCGCGTTGCAGCAGTCGAAGGAAACCCTGATCGAGAGCCAGCAGCGGCTGCACAAGATCATCACCTCGATTAGCGACACGATCGTCACGCTGGACCTGACGCCCGACGGCGAGATCACGGACCTGTGGCTGCCCTCGCCGCAGATCGCCGAAATGACCGGCTACCCGTTGGACACGCTGGCGCAGGGCATGTCCTTCTGGCGCGAGATCACGACGGAGGAAGATCGCAAGATTCTGCACGACTATTACCAGCGGCTGGCCTCCGGCCAGGACGCCGAAGCGGAGTATCGCCTGATCACGGCCAGCGGCGCGACGATCTGGCTGCGCGACAGCGGGCATGTCGAGCCGCTGCCGGAGGGGGACGGCTGGCGCGTGTTCTCCGTGCTGAGCAACATCACCGCGCGCAAGGAAGCCGAAAACGCGCTGCGCAGCAGCGAAGCGCAGCTCCGCTCCCTGATGTCCGCCATCCCCGACCTGATGTTCCGTCTGAGCCGCGACGGGCGCTATCTCGACGCGCACGCGAGCGACAGCGACCTGCTGATTGCGCCCGCCGGGTCGCTGATTGGCCGCCCGCTGACCGCCCTGCTGCCGCCGGAGGTCGCGGAACAGATCAAGACGCACACGCAGCGCGCGCTCGACACCGGCGACATCCAGGTCTTCAATTACCGGCTGGTCCTGTCCGGCAGCATGCACGACTTCGAGGCGCGGCTGGTAGTCAGCGGCCCGGACGACGTGGTGATGATCGTGCGCGACATCACCGAGCGCGTGCGGGCCGAAACCGAGCGCGAGCTGCTGCTGCGCGACGTCCAGGCGCGCGCCACCGAGCTGGCGACCGTGACCGAAGTCAGCCTGCGGGCGACGCGCATTCTGGACCTGGACCAACTGCTACCGACCGTCAGCAACCTCACGCGCGACAACTTCGCGCTCTACCACGCCTACATCTTCTTGCTGGACGACGACCGCAAGCAGCTCTACCTGGCCGCCGCCAGCGGCGAGGTCGGGCAGCAGCTTGTGGCGCAGCACTACAGCCTGCCCCTGGACCACCCGCGCAGCGTGGCGGTCCGGGCCGCGCGCACGCGCGCCAGCGCCCTCGTCCACGACACGCAAGGCTCCGACAATCACCTGCCCTCCCCGTCCCTGCCGGACGTGCGCTCCGAGCTGGCCGTGCCGATTATCGTCGGCGACGACTTGATCGGCGTGCTGGGCGTGCAGTCCGACGAGGCGGGCCACTTCACCGGCGAAGACAGCAGCGTGATGATCACGCTCGCCGCGCAGATCGGCAACGCCATCGCCAACGCGCGCCTCTTTGCCGAAAACAGCCGCCGCGTCGCCATCATCGAGAACTCGACCGACGCGATCGCCCTGGCCGCGCTGGACCAGGACGAGCTGTACCGCCCCAACTACATCAACCGGGCCGGGCTTGAGCTGCTGGACTATCCGAGCGTCGAAGAATTTTGCTCGCACGCGATCGCGCACTTCTATTCTCACGAGAGCATGCAGCAGTTGAGGGCGCAGGCGCTGCCCGCGGCGATGGAGCATGGCCTGTGGCGCGGCGAATCGATCATGCGCCGCCGCGACGGGTCGCTGATTGCCGTCGAGCAGTCCCTGTTTGTCATCCGCGACCCGGAGGGCAACCCGCGCGATCTGGCGACCATCGTCACCGACATCACCCGCCGCAAGGAAAGCGACGAGGCGCTGCGCCGCGCGAACCGCGCCTACCGTATCCTGAGCAACTGCAACCAGGCCGTCGCGCGGGCCACGGACGAGGTCAACCTGCTGTGGCAGGTCAGCCAGTGGCTGGCCGAAGAGGGCGGCTACGCATTTACGTGGGCCAGTCTGCTCGACCCCGCTACCGGCAGCATGATCAACGTCAGTTCCGTGGGCAGCACCACACTGTCCGAGGCGGTGCTGGCCTGCTGCGCCACCGGCGACCAGGAAGACTGCCTGTGCCACAGCGCGATCGCGTCCGGCCTGCCGCAAATCGAACAGCCACTGATCGCGCAAGGCGAAGACACGTGGCAGCAGATCGCGCTCGAAGAAGGCATGGCCTCGGCCATCGTGCTGCCGCTCACCGCCGAGCAGTACCGCTCGCTGGGCATTCTGCTGCTGTGCTCGGACCGTCCCGATGCTTTCGACGAGGAAGAAATCGCGCTGCTCACGCAGTTGGCCTCGGACCTATCGTTCGGCATGACGGCGCTGCGCACGCAGACCGAGCGAGAAAAGGCGCTCGCCGCCCGGCGCGAGCAGTACATCCTGACCGAAGCCCTGCGCGACACCGCCGACGCGATCAACAGCACGCTCGATCCCGACGTGGTGATGGACCGCCTGCTGGACAACCTCAAGCGCGTCGTGCCGCACGACGCCGCGCACATCACCCTGGTCGAAGACGCTACGGCTCGCATCGTGCGAGCGCGCGAATATACGCAGGAACTGCGCGAATGGCTGCCGCAGATGTCGCTGGCGCTGACGCACACCGATATCGTGCGTCAGGTCATCGAGCGTCAGGCCCCGGTGATCATCGCCAACACGCACGAAAACCCGGATTGGGCCGACTTCGACCGCTGGGTGGCATCCTACGCCTGCGCGCCGATCCGTCGCGAAGGGCAGATCATCGGCCTGATCGGAATCTACAGTGTCGTGCCGAACTTCTTCAGGGAACGCCACGCCGAGCGCCTGCAAGCCTTCGCCGATCAGGCGTCGATCGCCATTCACAACGCCAGCCTGTACGAAGCGGCCCAGCGTCACGCCGCCGAGCTTCAGGCCCAGGCGCAGCGGCTGGCGCTGATCAACCGCGTCTCCACGCGCCTGACCCAGACGCTCGACATTCGAGAGCTGTACGAGATCGTGCTGACCGAAATGCAGCAGGCGCTGCACTCCGGCTTCGGTGGGCTGATCATCTTCGAAAACGACGAGATCGGGCGGCTGGTGTTCGGCACTCACCCCGACGATTCGCCGGAATCGAGCGTGATCATTCCGTTGGTCGGCAACGAATCGATTGAGACGGTCCGGCGCACGCACAAGCCGCTCGTGTCCGAGGACGTGCTCAACGACCCGCTGTTCGAGCAGGTCCGCGAGGTGCTGCGGCTGCGCGGGGTCCGATCGCTGATCATCGCGCCGCTGATGGTCGGGCGCGACGTGATCGGCACGCTGGGCCTGGACTTCACGCAGTACCGCCTGTTCACCGACGCGGAGATCGAGCTGGTGAACACGATCACCAGCCAGGCGTCGATCGCGATTGCGAAGGCGCGCCTCTACGACTCCGAGCGCGACCAGCGCATCCTGGCCGAAGCGCTGCGCGACACGGCGGGCGTCGTCAACAGCTCGCTCAACTTCGACCACGTGCTGGAAGGTATCCTGGCGAACGTCGAGCGTATCGCGCCGCACGACTCGGCCAACATCATGCTCATCGAGCACGACGACATCGTGCGTGTAGCGCGGGCGCACACCGTGCCCACGAACCGCGACGCCGAAGCCGCGTCGGAGCGCAACCGCTTCTACCTGCCCGACACACACAACCTGCGCACGATGGCCGAAACGCTGCGCCCCATCGCCATCGGCGACACGCAAATGTACGAGGGTTGGGTTATCGCGGAAACGACGAAGTGGATCCGCTCGCAGGCGGGCGCGCCGATCCAGCAGGACGGGCGCGTAATCGGCTTCCTGACGCTGGACAGCCGCGTGCCCAATTTCTACACGCAGGAGCACGCGGAGCGTTTGCAGGCGTTTGCCGATCAGGTCGCCACCGCGATCCGCAACGCGCAGTTGTTCGCCGCCGAACGCGAGCAGCGTGCGCTGGCCGAGGCGCTGCGCGACACCGCCGCCGCGCTCAACAGCACGCTGAACTTCGACGAGCTGCTGGAACGCATCCTGACCAACGTCGGGCGCGTCGTCCCGCACGACTCGGCTAACATCATGCTGATCGAAAACGGCGTGGCGCGCGCGGTCCGCAGCCGGGGCTACGCCGAGCGCGGACTGGACGAGTGGCTCAAGAGTCTGCGCTTCAACATCGACGAGGTCCCCAACCTGCGCGCGATGGTCGAAACGCGCCAGCCCCACACCGTGCCGGATACGCACGTGTTCCCCGGCTGGGCGCCCGTCGAGGAAACGAGCTGGATCCGATCGCACAGCAGCGTGCCGATCCAGCTCGAGGGCGAGGTGATCGGCTTCCTCAACCTGGACAGCATGACGCCCTACTTCTTCACGCAGCTCCACGCCGAGCGCCTGCAAGCCTTCGCCGATCAGGTCGCGCTGGCCTTCCGCAACGTGCAGCTTTATGATGCCGTGCAGAGCCACGCCGCCGAGATGGAACAGCGCGTCGCGGAGCGCACGGCAGAGCTGGAAGACCAGCGCATGCAGCTCCAGACGATCCTGGAAGCGATGGGGGAAGGCGTGATCTACACCACCGGCTCGCAAATGCTCTACCTCAATCCGGCGGCGGTGGCGCTTTTCGGCTATACGATGGAAGAGATGTTCGAGAATCCCCAGGATATCTACCACAACCTGACCGGCATCCCACGCGGCGATGCGCTGGCGGCGGAAGCGCTGAACGCCTTCCAGCACGGCAACAGTTGGCGCGGTGAGGTCAAGCTCATGCGCAAGTCGGGCGAGTCGTTCGACGCGGCGCTGACCGTATCGCAGGTGTCCTCGCCCGACGAACAGGGTCGCAGCGTGGTGACACTGCTGCGCGACATCAGCCAGGAGAAGGCGCTTCAAGAGCAGAAAGATCGCTTCATCGCCAACGCCTCACACGAGCTGCGCACGCCGCTGGCGAACATCAAGACGCGCCTCTACCTTGTGCGCAAACAGCCGGTCAAGCTCGAGACACACCTGTCGATTCTGGAGCGCGTGACCGACAGCATGGCCGAGCTGATCGAGAACATGCTCGACGTGTCGCGCTTCGAGCGCGGCGTCATCGCGCTGTACCGCCGTCCGGTCATGCTGCAGCCGATCATCGAGGACGTGGTCGCCATCCAGCAGCCGGAAGCCGAGCGCAAGGGCATCGTGCTGGACATGGATCTGGCCGCCGAGCCGCTGCGCATCATCGCCGACCCGCAGCGCTTCGCCCAGGTGATCACCAACCTGATCACGAACGCGATCAACTACACGCCGGACGGCGGACGCATCACCGTCGTGGTGTACGCCGAGTCGCCGGGCACGGACTCGGACACGGGCAGCGTGGTGATCCAGGTGCGCGACACGGGCGTCGGCATCGCGCCGGAGCTGCTGTCACAGGTCTTCGAGCCGTTCTTCCGTGCTAACGAAGGCTCGACTACCGGCACGGGGCTGGGCCTGACCATCGTCCGCGAGATCATCAACCTGCACGAAGGCAAACTGAGCGTGGACAGCCGCCCCGGCCAGGGCAGCACGTTCACCATTCGGTTGGCGCTGGCCGAAAGCTCGCCCGCCATCGAGAGTACCGGGAGGACCGAATGA
- a CDS encoding thiolase family protein: protein MRDAVIVALSRTAVGRAQKGSTRTTRPEAMIRAVVQDILHQTAGQLDPAEIDDFLLGCAMPEGAQGLNLARVAGLQAGLPDVVPAQTINRFCSSGLQTIATAAERIIANGADIILAGGVESMSQVPMIGFHFSPSLGASESQPEIYMGMGLTAERVAEMYSVSREDQDGFAYHSQMKAAAATDAGKFAQEIAPVTFEEVALVDGQRQARTVTFDQDEHLRRSTTLEGLAKLKPVFKQGGTVTAGNSSPLSDGAAAVLVMEADTAAQHGLEPLARFVGFGAAGVPPEVMGIGPVAAVPRVLKRTGLSVNDLDLIELNEAFAAQALAVIRQLELDPARVNVNGGAIALGHPLGCTGTKLTVQLVHELRRRGGGCGMVTMCIGGGQGAAGIFEVYAP, encoded by the coding sequence ATGAGAGATGCCGTGATCGTCGCGCTGTCGCGCACCGCCGTCGGGCGCGCGCAAAAAGGCTCGACCCGTACCACCCGACCCGAAGCCATGATCCGGGCCGTCGTGCAGGACATCCTGCACCAGACCGCAGGCCAGCTCGACCCGGCGGAAATCGACGACTTTCTGCTCGGCTGCGCCATGCCCGAAGGCGCGCAGGGCCTCAATCTGGCGCGCGTCGCGGGCCTGCAAGCGGGACTGCCGGACGTCGTGCCCGCCCAGACGATCAACCGCTTCTGTTCCAGCGGCCTGCAAACCATCGCCACTGCCGCCGAGCGTATCATCGCCAACGGCGCGGACATCATTCTGGCGGGCGGCGTCGAGTCGATGAGCCAGGTGCCCATGATCGGCTTCCACTTCAGCCCCAGCCTGGGCGCAAGCGAATCCCAGCCGGAAATTTACATGGGCATGGGCCTGACGGCGGAGCGCGTCGCGGAGATGTATTCCGTCTCGCGCGAAGATCAGGACGGGTTCGCCTACCACAGCCAGATGAAAGCCGCCGCCGCGACAGACGCGGGCAAGTTCGCCCAGGAGATCGCGCCGGTCACGTTCGAGGAAGTGGCCCTGGTCGACGGGCAGCGGCAGGCGCGCACCGTCACGTTCGACCAGGACGAGCACCTGCGCCGGAGCACCACGCTCGAGGGACTGGCGAAGCTCAAGCCCGTCTTCAAGCAGGGCGGGACCGTGACGGCGGGCAATTCCAGCCCGCTCAGCGACGGAGCCGCCGCCGTGCTGGTCATGGAGGCGGACACCGCCGCGCAGCACGGCCTGGAGCCGCTGGCGCGCTTCGTGGGCTTCGGCGCGGCGGGCGTGCCGCCGGAGGTGATGGGCATTGGTCCGGTCGCCGCCGTGCCGCGCGTGCTCAAGCGCACCGGGTTGTCGGTGAACGACCTGGACCTGATCGAGCTAAACGAGGCGTTCGCCGCGCAGGCGCTGGCCGTGATTCGCCAGTTGGAGCTGGACCCGGCGCGCGTCAACGTCAACGGCGGCGCGATCGCGCTCGGCCACCCGCTCGGCTGCACCGGCACCAAGCTCACCGTGCAGTTGGTGCACGAGCTGCGCCGTCGCGGCGGCGGGTGCGGCATGGTGACGATGTGCATCGGCGGCGGCCAGGGCGCGGCGGGGATCTTTGAGGTCTACGCGCCCTAG
- a CDS encoding YgiT-type zinc finger protein, which translates to MATCTVCGGKMKSAREDVVRVIEGQPVRVLDLSVNKCTVCGAITLKRWFSLKEIDAMLQDRLKHTQFDAITWEQLISEYALPAMMIM; encoded by the coding sequence ATGGCGACCTGTACCGTATGTGGCGGCAAGATGAAGTCCGCGCGCGAGGACGTGGTGCGGGTGATCGAAGGGCAACCGGTGCGCGTCCTGGATCTGAGCGTCAACAAGTGCACCGTGTGTGGAGCCATCACCCTGAAGCGGTGGTTCTCCCTCAAAGAGATCGACGCCATGCTGCAAGATCGGCTCAAGCATACGCAGTTCGACGCGATCACGTGGGAGCAGCTGATCTCGGAATATGCGCTGCCGGCGATGATGATCATGTGA
- a CDS encoding competence protein CoiA family protein — translation MVRRRRTPVPAAPTPQYAWAFDMLGRAIPIAEAVRGDLYRCPVCQERMVARLGDEVRHHFAHEALAHCPADEVARAAAVRWLLDRFRRCLESRQVITLSWMCPLCGQAHTANLLGGVTTVAEHVTQGDLRAGIGLLDAAGDLRAGIGLLDAAGDLRAGVVAVPPDAELVAAYDRAGLTLIVVNPAQMWRPGLDLPALLSGAAIYGGLCETRLVAARAGALTDEADLRRAILDGVSTPPHRFYGPLETVEGLEHVLLLGRHRLWLPPALWARLVGGTRHAIAPGVSILSQEWPRLDGSTLALYYVAVRQSYAVAVRRFAPGEMVTARLDDAAFRTSRLAARQIARSLAENGD, via the coding sequence ATGGTTCGACGACGACGCACCCCGGTTCCCGCCGCGCCCACGCCGCAGTACGCGTGGGCCTTCGACATGCTAGGCCGCGCGATCCCCATTGCCGAAGCCGTGCGCGGGGATCTCTACCGCTGCCCGGTGTGCCAGGAGCGCATGGTAGCCCGGCTGGGCGATGAGGTCCGGCATCACTTCGCGCACGAGGCGTTGGCGCACTGCCCGGCGGACGAGGTCGCGCGGGCGGCGGCGGTGCGTTGGCTGCTGGACCGCTTCCGGCGCTGCCTGGAGTCGCGGCAGGTGATCACCTTGAGCTGGATGTGCCCGTTGTGCGGCCAGGCGCACACGGCCAATCTGCTGGGCGGCGTGACGACCGTCGCCGAGCACGTGACTCAGGGCGATCTGCGCGCGGGGATCGGCTTGCTGGATGCGGCAGGTGATCTGCGGGCGGGGATCGGCTTGCTGGATGCGGCAGGTGATCTGCGGGCGGGGGTGGTCGCCGTGCCACCCGATGCCGAGCTGGTCGCGGCGTATGACCGCGCGGGGCTTACGCTGATCGTGGTCAACCCGGCGCAGATGTGGCGGCCCGGCCTGGATCTGCCCGCACTGCTGTCCGGCGCGGCGATTTATGGCGGGCTGTGCGAGACGCGGCTGGTAGCGGCGCGGGCCGGAGCGCTCACCGACGAAGCCGATCTGCGCCGCGCGATCCTGGACGGCGTCAGCACCCCGCCGCACCGCTTTTACGGTCCGCTGGAGACGGTCGAGGGTTTGGAGCACGTACTGCTGCTGGGGCGGCACCGGCTGTGGCTGCCCCCGGCGCTGTGGGCGCGCCTCGTGGGCGGGACGCGGCACGCGATCGCGCCCGGCGTGTCGATCCTGTCGCAGGAGTGGCCCCGGCTGGACGGCAGCACGCTCGCATTGTATTACGTCGCCGTGCGGCAGTCGTACGCAGTCGCGGTGCGCCGCTTCGCGCCCGGCGAGATGGTCACCGCGCGCCTGGACGATGCCGCGTTCCGCACGTCGCGGCTGGCGGCGCGGCAGATCGCGCGCAGCCTGGCAGAAAACGGCGATTAG
- a CDS encoding PPC domain-containing protein translates to MQRLTRLVSVTLILTMAFALTPMLSRAFAQGGTLAYGDVVTGSITAKNYFEIWQFSGSQGDRVRIVMTGDGNLDPYLGLIELSTEEVIAEDDDSAGNSNAMLDMSLPSSGDFAIIATRYDLDTGTSQGQYQLELQGSNATNVDFNSTVTEPVEIEAGIWYYGELELGTPFSAAIADDSYAHIYEVNLEAGQEFIAGMFADGSNLDSYLIFGLDDGTVLAEDDDSGAQVDGGGMYDAVLSLTVPETGTYMLIASRAGLDVGSTTGNYALIAGYADQGQTPTEPDPVNNQQMPPGIEVMGDVAVNAEITGSISQNSYLHLYTFDGNAGDQITITMSSADGLDAYLGILDPSDNVLAEDDDSGGGASGYDAQISIRLPESGTYVIVATRAGLDEGTSVGSYTLVVSDGAPQAPEGVTGLGGFGGLPGRAIENGGGTLYLRGTGRSTDPAKQSDLEQLLQPAPEGEKLPGRSFKTPDMLITLHGTGRTDNPAKFTPLEQLLSTF, encoded by the coding sequence ATGCAACGGCTCACCCGTCTGGTAAGCGTCACGCTGATTTTGACGATGGCGTTTGCGCTGACCCCCATGCTGTCCCGCGCCTTCGCGCAGGGCGGCACCCTCGCCTACGGTGACGTGGTCACCGGCTCCATCACCGCCAAGAATTACTTCGAAATCTGGCAGTTTTCCGGTTCGCAGGGCGACCGCGTGCGGATCGTCATGACCGGCGACGGCAATCTCGACCCGTACCTGGGCCTGATCGAGCTGTCGACTGAGGAAGTCATCGCGGAAGACGACGACAGCGCGGGCAACTCGAACGCCATGCTCGACATGAGCCTGCCGTCTTCGGGCGACTTCGCCATCATCGCCACGCGCTACGACCTGGACACGGGCACGTCGCAGGGCCAGTACCAGTTGGAGCTTCAGGGCAGCAACGCCACCAACGTGGACTTTAACTCGACCGTCACCGAGCCGGTTGAGATCGAAGCGGGCATCTGGTACTACGGCGAGCTGGAACTGGGCACGCCCTTCAGCGCCGCCATCGCCGACGACTCGTACGCTCACATCTACGAAGTCAACCTTGAGGCGGGCCAGGAATTCATCGCGGGCATGTTCGCGGATGGCAGCAACCTCGACTCGTACCTGATTTTCGGTCTGGATGACGGCACCGTACTGGCCGAAGACGACGACAGCGGCGCTCAGGTGGACGGCGGCGGGATGTACGACGCGGTTCTGTCCCTGACCGTACCTGAAACCGGCACCTACATGCTGATCGCCTCGCGCGCCGGGCTGGATGTGGGCAGCACCACGGGTAACTACGCTCTAATCGCGGGCTACGCGGACCAGGGTCAGACCCCGACCGAGCCGGATCCCGTCAACAACCAGCAGATGCCGCCGGGCATCGAGGTGATGGGTGACGTGGCCGTGAACGCCGAAATCACGGGCAGCATCAGCCAGAACAGCTACCTGCACCTGTACACCTTCGACGGCAACGCAGGCGACCAGATCACCATCACGATGAGCAGCGCCGACGGCCTGGACGCCTACCTGGGCATCCTCGACCCCAGCGACAACGTGCTTGCCGAGGATGACGACAGCGGCGGCGGCGCGAGCGGGTACGACGCGCAGATCTCGATCCGGCTGCCCGAAAGCGGCACCTACGTCATCGTTGCGACCCGTGCGGGCCTCGACGAAGGCACCTCGGTCGGCAGCTATACGCTGGTCGTGTCCGACGGCGCGCCGCAGGCTCCTGAGGGCGTCACCGGCCTGGGCGGGTTCGGCGGCCTGCCGGGTCGCGCCATCGAAAACGGCGGCGGCACCCTGTACCTGCGTGGTACGGGCCGCAGCACCGACCCGGCCAAGCAGAGCGATCTGGAACAGCTTCTGCAGCCGGCCCCTGAGGGCGAAAAGCTGCCGGGTCGCAGCTTCAAGACCCCGGACATGCTGATCACCCTGCACGGCACGGGCCGCACCGACAACCCGGCCAAGTTCACCCCGCTGGAGCAGCTCCTGAGCACGTTCTAG